A region of Methanosarcinales archaeon DNA encodes the following proteins:
- a CDS encoding DUF2080 family transposase-associated protein → MARIVELKKGNLVLKDSEIEGFLEKVVTPFGTSAKADVPRKYIGRRVYVIITKAVIE, encoded by the coding sequence ATGGCAAGAATAGTAGAACTCAAAAAAGGAAACTTAGTTTTGAAGGACAGTGAAATAGAGGGTTTCTTAGAAAAAGTGGTAACTCCTTTTGGAACCTCTGCTAAGGCGGATGTTCCTAGAAAGTATATTGGAAGAAGGGTTTATGTAATAATTACCAAAGCTGTTATAGAATAA